In Odontesthes bonariensis isolate fOdoBon6 chromosome 6, fOdoBon6.hap1, whole genome shotgun sequence, one genomic interval encodes:
- the dbnlb gene encoding drebrin-like b isoform X1 — MAVNLSKNGPVLTAAFKEVVDEKCNTNWALFTYEGNSNDIRLAEKGDGGLEELVEELNSGKVMYAFCRVQDPNSGLPKYVLINWTGEGVKDARKGLCANHVSSIANFLKGAHVTINARADEDVEPEVIMQKVAKASGANYSFHKEASSRFQDSGPQGPVGSVYQKTNAMSEIRKTNKDNFWAQAEKEEEKRRQEERCKADEERKHLERERKDREAKEAALREKRDKERASEIEQQKKYQQKVEADDREQEKQRWEEKQEDETAQRKAVKRGESLEKANEAASLISQRAMNPREMFKQRERGMTPSDSDVPPAAPASPQPGRLQSPFLSKQAYEPERASSPHHQASPSPVQAGSASPVRAAEPDVDDGQSRCEYDEQEAAPQEQEKEEAPAANSYVQETPYEEPAQVEENNSSEVTAEDTADKGVCARALYDYQAADDTEISFDPDDVITGIEMIDEGWWRGYCPNGHFGMFPANYVELM, encoded by the exons ATGGCAGTAAACCTCAGCAAAAACGGACCCGTATTAACTGCTGCCTTTAAAGAAGTGGTGGATGAAAAATGTAATACCAATTG GGCCTTGTTCACCTATGAGGGAAACAGTAATGACATCCGCCTGGCAGAAAAAGGGG ATGGAGGACTCGAGGAGTTGGTGGAGGAACTCAACAGTGGAAAAGTGATGTATGCTTTCTGCCGGGTCCAGGATCCGAATTCTGGTCTGCCTAAATACGTCCTCATCAACTGG actGGAGAAGGAGTCAAAGATGCCAGAAAGGGATTATGTGCAAATCACGTCAGCTCCATTGCCAACTTTCTTAAG GGGGCCCATGTCACAATTAATGCCAGAGCGGACGAGGATGTTGAGCCCGAGGTGATCATGCAGAAGGTGGCTAAAGCCTCAGGAGCCAACTACAGCTTCCACAAAGAAGCTTCCAGCCGCTTCCAAGACAGCGGTCCTCAGGGGCCTGTG GGCTCAGTGTACCAGAAAACCAATGCTATGTCAGAAATCAGGAAGACCAATAAAGACAACTTCTGGGCACAGGCAGAG aaagaagaggagaaacgtcGGCAGGAGGAGCGGTGCAAGGCCGATGAGGAGCGCAAGCACCTGGAAAGGGAGAGGAAAGACCGAGAGGCCAAGGAAGCGGCACTGAGGGAGAAAAGAGACAAGGAGAGGGCCTCTGAAATTGAGCAGCAGAA gAAGTACCAGCAGAAGGTGGAAGCTGATGATAGAGAGCAGGAGAAACAACGCTGG gaggagaagcaggaggacgAGACCGCCCAGAGGAAAGCAGTCAAGAGAGGTGAATCTCTGGAGAAGGCCAAC GAGGCTGCCTCTCTCATCTCTCAACGTGCTATGAACCCCAGAGAGATGTTCAAGCAGCGAGAGCGGGGAATGACTCCCAGTGACTCAGACGTGCCCCCTGCTGCCCCAGCTAGCCCTCAGCCAG GGCGTCTTCAAAGCCCTTTTCTGTCTAAGCAAGCGTATGAACCTGAGCGAGCCAGCTCACCTCATCACCAAGCTTCTCCTTCTCCTGTGCAAGCAGGTTCTGCCTCTCCTGTCCGTGCTGCAG AGCCTGATGTGGATGATGGGCAGTCCAGGTGTGAGTATGATGAGCAGGAGGCAGCCCCCCAGGAGCAAGAGAAAG aggaGGCACCAGCTGCAAACTCATACGTCCAAGAGACGCCTTACGAAGAGCCTGCTCAG GTGGAAGAGAATAACTCCTCTGAGGTGACTGCGGAGGACACAGCAGACAAAGGCGTCTGCGCAAGAGCATTATATGACTATCAGGCTG CTGATGACACAGAGATCTCTTTTGATCCCGATGACGTCATCACCGGAATCGAGATGATAGACGAGGGCTGGTGGCGAGGATACTGCCcaaacggccattttggaatGTTCCCAGCCAATTACGTGGAGCTTATGTAG
- the dbnlb gene encoding drebrin-like b isoform X4, which yields MAVNLSKNGPVLTAAFKEVVDEKCNTNWALFTYEGNSNDIRLAEKGDGGLEELVEELNSGKVMYAFCRVQDPNSGLPKYVLINWTGEGVKDARKGLCANHVSSIANFLKGAHVTINARADEDVEPEVIMQKVAKASGANYSFHKEASSRFQDSGPQGPVGSVYQKTNAMSEIRKTNKDNFWAQAEKEEEKRRQEERCKADEERKHLERERKDREAKEAALREKRDKERASEIEQQKKYQQKVEADDREQEKQRWEEKQEDETAQRKAVKRGESLEKANEAASLISQRAMNPREMFKQRERGMTPSDSDVPPAAPASPQPEPDVDDGQSRCEYDEQEAAPQEQEKEEAPAANSYVQETPYEEPAQVEENNSSEVTAEDTADKGVCARALYDYQAADDTEISFDPDDVITGIEMIDEGWWRGYCPNGHFGMFPANYVELM from the exons ATGGCAGTAAACCTCAGCAAAAACGGACCCGTATTAACTGCTGCCTTTAAAGAAGTGGTGGATGAAAAATGTAATACCAATTG GGCCTTGTTCACCTATGAGGGAAACAGTAATGACATCCGCCTGGCAGAAAAAGGGG ATGGAGGACTCGAGGAGTTGGTGGAGGAACTCAACAGTGGAAAAGTGATGTATGCTTTCTGCCGGGTCCAGGATCCGAATTCTGGTCTGCCTAAATACGTCCTCATCAACTGG actGGAGAAGGAGTCAAAGATGCCAGAAAGGGATTATGTGCAAATCACGTCAGCTCCATTGCCAACTTTCTTAAG GGGGCCCATGTCACAATTAATGCCAGAGCGGACGAGGATGTTGAGCCCGAGGTGATCATGCAGAAGGTGGCTAAAGCCTCAGGAGCCAACTACAGCTTCCACAAAGAAGCTTCCAGCCGCTTCCAAGACAGCGGTCCTCAGGGGCCTGTG GGCTCAGTGTACCAGAAAACCAATGCTATGTCAGAAATCAGGAAGACCAATAAAGACAACTTCTGGGCACAGGCAGAG aaagaagaggagaaacgtcGGCAGGAGGAGCGGTGCAAGGCCGATGAGGAGCGCAAGCACCTGGAAAGGGAGAGGAAAGACCGAGAGGCCAAGGAAGCGGCACTGAGGGAGAAAAGAGACAAGGAGAGGGCCTCTGAAATTGAGCAGCAGAA gAAGTACCAGCAGAAGGTGGAAGCTGATGATAGAGAGCAGGAGAAACAACGCTGG gaggagaagcaggaggacgAGACCGCCCAGAGGAAAGCAGTCAAGAGAGGTGAATCTCTGGAGAAGGCCAAC GAGGCTGCCTCTCTCATCTCTCAACGTGCTATGAACCCCAGAGAGATGTTCAAGCAGCGAGAGCGGGGAATGACTCCCAGTGACTCAGACGTGCCCCCTGCTGCCCCAGCTAGCCCTCAGCCAG AGCCTGATGTGGATGATGGGCAGTCCAGGTGTGAGTATGATGAGCAGGAGGCAGCCCCCCAGGAGCAAGAGAAAG aggaGGCACCAGCTGCAAACTCATACGTCCAAGAGACGCCTTACGAAGAGCCTGCTCAG GTGGAAGAGAATAACTCCTCTGAGGTGACTGCGGAGGACACAGCAGACAAAGGCGTCTGCGCAAGAGCATTATATGACTATCAGGCTG CTGATGACACAGAGATCTCTTTTGATCCCGATGACGTCATCACCGGAATCGAGATGATAGACGAGGGCTGGTGGCGAGGATACTGCCcaaacggccattttggaatGTTCCCAGCCAATTACGTGGAGCTTATGTAG
- the dbnlb gene encoding drebrin-like b isoform X3 — MAVNLSKNGPVLTAAFKEVVDEKCNTNWALFTYEGNSNDIRLAEKGDGGLEELVEELNSGKVMYAFCRVQDPNSGLPKYVLINWTGEGVKDARKGLCANHVSSIANFLKGAHVTINARADEDVEPEVIMQKVAKASGANYSFHKEASSRFQDSGPQGPVGSVYQKTNAMSEIRKTNKDNFWAQAEKEEEKRRQEERCKADEERKHLERERKDREAKEAALREKRDKERASEIEQQKKYQQKVEADDREQEKQRWEEKQEDETAQRKAVKRGESLEKANEAASLISQRAMNPREMFKQRERGMTPSDSDVPPAAPASPQPGRLQSPFLSKQAYEPERASSPHHQASPSPVQAGSASPVRAAEEAPAANSYVQETPYEEPAQVEENNSSEVTAEDTADKGVCARALYDYQAADDTEISFDPDDVITGIEMIDEGWWRGYCPNGHFGMFPANYVELM; from the exons ATGGCAGTAAACCTCAGCAAAAACGGACCCGTATTAACTGCTGCCTTTAAAGAAGTGGTGGATGAAAAATGTAATACCAATTG GGCCTTGTTCACCTATGAGGGAAACAGTAATGACATCCGCCTGGCAGAAAAAGGGG ATGGAGGACTCGAGGAGTTGGTGGAGGAACTCAACAGTGGAAAAGTGATGTATGCTTTCTGCCGGGTCCAGGATCCGAATTCTGGTCTGCCTAAATACGTCCTCATCAACTGG actGGAGAAGGAGTCAAAGATGCCAGAAAGGGATTATGTGCAAATCACGTCAGCTCCATTGCCAACTTTCTTAAG GGGGCCCATGTCACAATTAATGCCAGAGCGGACGAGGATGTTGAGCCCGAGGTGATCATGCAGAAGGTGGCTAAAGCCTCAGGAGCCAACTACAGCTTCCACAAAGAAGCTTCCAGCCGCTTCCAAGACAGCGGTCCTCAGGGGCCTGTG GGCTCAGTGTACCAGAAAACCAATGCTATGTCAGAAATCAGGAAGACCAATAAAGACAACTTCTGGGCACAGGCAGAG aaagaagaggagaaacgtcGGCAGGAGGAGCGGTGCAAGGCCGATGAGGAGCGCAAGCACCTGGAAAGGGAGAGGAAAGACCGAGAGGCCAAGGAAGCGGCACTGAGGGAGAAAAGAGACAAGGAGAGGGCCTCTGAAATTGAGCAGCAGAA gAAGTACCAGCAGAAGGTGGAAGCTGATGATAGAGAGCAGGAGAAACAACGCTGG gaggagaagcaggaggacgAGACCGCCCAGAGGAAAGCAGTCAAGAGAGGTGAATCTCTGGAGAAGGCCAAC GAGGCTGCCTCTCTCATCTCTCAACGTGCTATGAACCCCAGAGAGATGTTCAAGCAGCGAGAGCGGGGAATGACTCCCAGTGACTCAGACGTGCCCCCTGCTGCCCCAGCTAGCCCTCAGCCAG GGCGTCTTCAAAGCCCTTTTCTGTCTAAGCAAGCGTATGAACCTGAGCGAGCCAGCTCACCTCATCACCAAGCTTCTCCTTCTCCTGTGCAAGCAGGTTCTGCCTCTCCTGTCCGTGCTGCAG aggaGGCACCAGCTGCAAACTCATACGTCCAAGAGACGCCTTACGAAGAGCCTGCTCAG GTGGAAGAGAATAACTCCTCTGAGGTGACTGCGGAGGACACAGCAGACAAAGGCGTCTGCGCAAGAGCATTATATGACTATCAGGCTG CTGATGACACAGAGATCTCTTTTGATCCCGATGACGTCATCACCGGAATCGAGATGATAGACGAGGGCTGGTGGCGAGGATACTGCCcaaacggccattttggaatGTTCCCAGCCAATTACGTGGAGCTTATGTAG
- the dbnlb gene encoding drebrin-like b isoform X2 yields MAVNLSKNGPVLTAAFKEVVDEKCNTNWALFTYEGNSNDIRLAEKGDGGLEELVEELNSGKVMYAFCRVQDPNSGLPKYVLINWTGEGVKDARKGLCANHVSSIANFLKGAHVTINARADEDVEPEVIMQKVAKASGANYSFHKEASSRFQDSGPQGPVGSVYQKTNAMSEIRKTNKDNFWAQAEKEEEKRRQEERCKADEERKHLERERKDREAKEAALREKRDKERASEIEQQKKYQQKVEADDREQEKQRWEAASLISQRAMNPREMFKQRERGMTPSDSDVPPAAPASPQPGRLQSPFLSKQAYEPERASSPHHQASPSPVQAGSASPVRAAEPDVDDGQSRCEYDEQEAAPQEQEKEEAPAANSYVQETPYEEPAQVEENNSSEVTAEDTADKGVCARALYDYQAADDTEISFDPDDVITGIEMIDEGWWRGYCPNGHFGMFPANYVELM; encoded by the exons ATGGCAGTAAACCTCAGCAAAAACGGACCCGTATTAACTGCTGCCTTTAAAGAAGTGGTGGATGAAAAATGTAATACCAATTG GGCCTTGTTCACCTATGAGGGAAACAGTAATGACATCCGCCTGGCAGAAAAAGGGG ATGGAGGACTCGAGGAGTTGGTGGAGGAACTCAACAGTGGAAAAGTGATGTATGCTTTCTGCCGGGTCCAGGATCCGAATTCTGGTCTGCCTAAATACGTCCTCATCAACTGG actGGAGAAGGAGTCAAAGATGCCAGAAAGGGATTATGTGCAAATCACGTCAGCTCCATTGCCAACTTTCTTAAG GGGGCCCATGTCACAATTAATGCCAGAGCGGACGAGGATGTTGAGCCCGAGGTGATCATGCAGAAGGTGGCTAAAGCCTCAGGAGCCAACTACAGCTTCCACAAAGAAGCTTCCAGCCGCTTCCAAGACAGCGGTCCTCAGGGGCCTGTG GGCTCAGTGTACCAGAAAACCAATGCTATGTCAGAAATCAGGAAGACCAATAAAGACAACTTCTGGGCACAGGCAGAG aaagaagaggagaaacgtcGGCAGGAGGAGCGGTGCAAGGCCGATGAGGAGCGCAAGCACCTGGAAAGGGAGAGGAAAGACCGAGAGGCCAAGGAAGCGGCACTGAGGGAGAAAAGAGACAAGGAGAGGGCCTCTGAAATTGAGCAGCAGAA gAAGTACCAGCAGAAGGTGGAAGCTGATGATAGAGAGCAGGAGAAACAACGCTGG GAGGCTGCCTCTCTCATCTCTCAACGTGCTATGAACCCCAGAGAGATGTTCAAGCAGCGAGAGCGGGGAATGACTCCCAGTGACTCAGACGTGCCCCCTGCTGCCCCAGCTAGCCCTCAGCCAG GGCGTCTTCAAAGCCCTTTTCTGTCTAAGCAAGCGTATGAACCTGAGCGAGCCAGCTCACCTCATCACCAAGCTTCTCCTTCTCCTGTGCAAGCAGGTTCTGCCTCTCCTGTCCGTGCTGCAG AGCCTGATGTGGATGATGGGCAGTCCAGGTGTGAGTATGATGAGCAGGAGGCAGCCCCCCAGGAGCAAGAGAAAG aggaGGCACCAGCTGCAAACTCATACGTCCAAGAGACGCCTTACGAAGAGCCTGCTCAG GTGGAAGAGAATAACTCCTCTGAGGTGACTGCGGAGGACACAGCAGACAAAGGCGTCTGCGCAAGAGCATTATATGACTATCAGGCTG CTGATGACACAGAGATCTCTTTTGATCCCGATGACGTCATCACCGGAATCGAGATGATAGACGAGGGCTGGTGGCGAGGATACTGCCcaaacggccattttggaatGTTCCCAGCCAATTACGTGGAGCTTATGTAG
- the ube2d4 gene encoding ubiquitin-conjugating enzyme E2 D4, whose protein sequence is MALKRIQKELSDLQRDPPAQCSAGPVGDDLFHWQATIMGPSDSPYQSGVFFLTIHFPTDYPFKPPKVAFTTKIYHPNINSNGSICLDILRSQWSPALTVSKVLLSICSLLCDPNPDDPLVPEIAHTYKADREKYNKLAREWTQKYAM, encoded by the exons ATGGCGTTGAAAAGAATTCAGAAG GAACTGTCAGACCTGCAGAGGGACCCCCCTGCTCAGTGCTCTGCTGGACCAGTTGGAGATGATT tGTTTCATTGGCAGGCAACAATAATGGGTCCG agTGACAGTCCTTATCAGAGTGGAGTATTTTTCCTTACCATTCACTTCCCTACAGATTACCCCTTCAAACCACCAAAA GTTGCATTCACAACAAAGATTTACCACCCTAATATTAACAGCAATGGAAGTATTTGTCTGGACATACTGAGGTCACAGTGGTCACCTGCACTTACAGTATCAAAAG TATTATTGTCTATCTGCTCACTTCTTTGTGATCCGAATCCAGATGACCCATTGGTACCAGAGATTGCTCATACATACAAGGCTGACAGGGAAAA GTACAACAAATTAGCAAGAGAATGGACACAGAAGTATGCAATGTGA
- the dbnlb gene encoding drebrin-like b isoform X5, producing the protein MAVNLSKNGPVLTAAFKEVVDEKCNTNWALFTYEGNSNDIRLAEKGDGGLEELVEELNSGKVMYAFCRVQDPNSGLPKYVLINWTGEGVKDARKGLCANHVSSIANFLKGAHVTINARADEDVEPEVIMQKVAKASGANYSFHKEASSRFQDSGPQGPVGSVYQKTNAMSEIRKTNKDNFWAQAEKEEEKRRQEERCKADEERKHLERERKDREAKEAALREKRDKERASEIEQQKKYQQKVEADDREQEKQRWEEKQEDETAQRKAVKRGESLEKANEAASLISQRAMNPREMFKQRERGMTPSDSDVPPAAPASPQPEEAPAANSYVQETPYEEPAQVEENNSSEVTAEDTADKGVCARALYDYQAADDTEISFDPDDVITGIEMIDEGWWRGYCPNGHFGMFPANYVELM; encoded by the exons ATGGCAGTAAACCTCAGCAAAAACGGACCCGTATTAACTGCTGCCTTTAAAGAAGTGGTGGATGAAAAATGTAATACCAATTG GGCCTTGTTCACCTATGAGGGAAACAGTAATGACATCCGCCTGGCAGAAAAAGGGG ATGGAGGACTCGAGGAGTTGGTGGAGGAACTCAACAGTGGAAAAGTGATGTATGCTTTCTGCCGGGTCCAGGATCCGAATTCTGGTCTGCCTAAATACGTCCTCATCAACTGG actGGAGAAGGAGTCAAAGATGCCAGAAAGGGATTATGTGCAAATCACGTCAGCTCCATTGCCAACTTTCTTAAG GGGGCCCATGTCACAATTAATGCCAGAGCGGACGAGGATGTTGAGCCCGAGGTGATCATGCAGAAGGTGGCTAAAGCCTCAGGAGCCAACTACAGCTTCCACAAAGAAGCTTCCAGCCGCTTCCAAGACAGCGGTCCTCAGGGGCCTGTG GGCTCAGTGTACCAGAAAACCAATGCTATGTCAGAAATCAGGAAGACCAATAAAGACAACTTCTGGGCACAGGCAGAG aaagaagaggagaaacgtcGGCAGGAGGAGCGGTGCAAGGCCGATGAGGAGCGCAAGCACCTGGAAAGGGAGAGGAAAGACCGAGAGGCCAAGGAAGCGGCACTGAGGGAGAAAAGAGACAAGGAGAGGGCCTCTGAAATTGAGCAGCAGAA gAAGTACCAGCAGAAGGTGGAAGCTGATGATAGAGAGCAGGAGAAACAACGCTGG gaggagaagcaggaggacgAGACCGCCCAGAGGAAAGCAGTCAAGAGAGGTGAATCTCTGGAGAAGGCCAAC GAGGCTGCCTCTCTCATCTCTCAACGTGCTATGAACCCCAGAGAGATGTTCAAGCAGCGAGAGCGGGGAATGACTCCCAGTGACTCAGACGTGCCCCCTGCTGCCCCAGCTAGCCCTCAGCCAG aggaGGCACCAGCTGCAAACTCATACGTCCAAGAGACGCCTTACGAAGAGCCTGCTCAG GTGGAAGAGAATAACTCCTCTGAGGTGACTGCGGAGGACACAGCAGACAAAGGCGTCTGCGCAAGAGCATTATATGACTATCAGGCTG CTGATGACACAGAGATCTCTTTTGATCCCGATGACGTCATCACCGGAATCGAGATGATAGACGAGGGCTGGTGGCGAGGATACTGCCcaaacggccattttggaatGTTCCCAGCCAATTACGTGGAGCTTATGTAG